The region CAACACCGATATGGTTTACCCTGAGCTTGTCGAAGGGCTGGGAGAACAAACGTTCGGTCGAATATTTTCGACGCTACGCGGAAAAATGCGCCAGGGAATTTGGCGATTTAGTTGACTTTTGGGCGCCTTTTAACGAGACTACCATTTATGGTTTTGAGGGCTACCTTGAGGGCAAGTGGCCGCCGTTTAAAAAAGGCAATTATTTAAGCTGTCTACGTTTTATTTGGACGCAAATCAAAGCTCATAAAGCCGTGTATGAAGCAATAAAGAAGTTATTGCCAGAGGCCAAAGTCGGCCCCGCTATTAACTTTTGCTCTTTTGAACCATATCGACCGGGCAACCTTCTGGACTGCGCCGCCACTTGGCTCAACAGCACTCTTTATAACAAAGTAATGATGATTGCCACTAAAAATTACTCAGACTATATAGGATGCAATTATTATTTTCACAAACACGTCATGTTTAAACTCCGGGCGAGCAAGCTATTTTTGGCCGACAACATTCCCAATAGCCTATGGGTCAATGATCTGGGTTGGGAAATATATCCTAGAGGAATTTATGAAGTTTTGACGGATCTTAAAAGTTACGGCAAGCCGATTTATATCACAGAGAACGGGTTGGCAGATTCACATGACGTTAGTCGGAGGCGCTTAATTGAAGAAACTTTGACCTGGGTACAACAGGCGATGAGTGAGGGCGCAA is a window of candidate division WWE3 bacterium DNA encoding:
- a CDS encoding glycoside hydrolase family 1 protein, with protein sequence MKNNFPQDFLWGAATSSHQVEGGNVNNDWYQAEQQGRIPKAGLACDSYHRFEGDFDLAASLGHNCHRLSLEWSRLEPTEGHFDQAEFDHYKIVLQSLRRHHLKSFVTLWHFTTPIWFTLSLSKGWENKRSVEYFRRYAEKCAREFGDLVDFWAPFNETTIYGFEGYLEGKWPPFKKGNYLSCLRFIWTQIKAHKAVYEAIKKLLPEAKVGPAINFCSFEPYRPGNLLDCAATWLNSTLYNKVMMIATKNYSDYIGCNYYFHKHVMFKLRASKLFLADNIPNSLWVNDLGWEIYPRGIYEVLTDLKSYGKPIYITENGLADSHDVSRRRLIEETLTWVQQAMSEGANVRGYIQWALIDNYEWSEGFGPRFGLIAVDYEHDLKRTVRPSALWFRDKILSFRA